In Solenopsis invicta isolate M01_SB chromosome 1, UNIL_Sinv_3.0, whole genome shotgun sequence, one genomic interval encodes:
- the LOC105202109 gene encoding putative Polycomb group protein ASXL3 isoform X2 — translation MPRQAYTACPDIPLVDDVKAIGAAAMDTDVELGKGEGCETIPGCSGYSSMVHSKKVIKHALRQQAKRRRKNTTIAAGNSRTLPRIVVKPLPPPPPNDPPSPVNNVQHVNTATEEPAATMREVLASLPGFSLKSSRRRSTKRLSATAQLEAGLVDLESPASILASTSLRALLNRHTFQGLPPLYQRKLAQLLPAVDRQDAAISGLNNEFFARACLEWRKRLAEGEFTPENQQRLKMEAERDKNKLDPWKVKHFEPIWGEKREPKLKSNLHYITESRCSGAVTRSSLRLRLESNVDIPTSEHVVCPIVMTEDKVDTSCKTEINIKSSDDLVNSEEVQQNLMPLDYNVLPDNVTDEKHLDDSIQINSMDVVDDIQMHENKIEEADKITDICEKQDMIEANDIARQICEEAISNVYEEETDFPSNEKNLQPIENNVIEASEEDTVLLPDDSSPRSSEQIERASHTSGESISQLSNEYISQTSIDQISQISKEQISQMSSDQIYQISDCETTSILESSSPQDQVRPTDIVIEDTSLMNSDQAEVTQTSHENPADSESQIPEGMEIDSETLQRIHELEVRGEMREMYEEISGCPEEIIYPILEGMEMGSTNTEVTEPQVVSGQTEETTGADVNAGNEEEALREANNYVCSEMLECSWTVDPTVNNINNNTRTQEELQVPWPLVAAALDGSVAANITVTTQDECSETSTTTDSTTSSQQFINADTNVESVNCIQLPVVQGTTFQSDGLAISTPGSSCVMKSLQSQSPPIIAFPQLQSIRFVQASFNPEQETTSSLANNSSTISAQLQPQQSNTAQVNMIRAQDTITQINTQNNSTHNNVNQNTIVTQSQVQNTLSTTMGVQSQNRAQNAIVIQHQATTSVQPRQIAATVHQQQQQQQQQTQQQQQQQQQYAGPSVTVSSRSSRVSNQGSQRGSRNSNKDQGGGRSRSSTKEPPGAVNLERSYQICQAVIQSSPNRDQLKAHLKPPPSLLARGDGAFTTSKSGGRTLTTVKPQKTQQTIQHNKQSQNKTQAVMLRHVFATARQATSTEC, via the exons ATGCCGCGGCAGGCCTACACCGCGTGCCCTGACATTCCGCTCGTCGACGATGTCAAAGCCATAGGCGCCGCTGCCATGGACACGGACGTCGAGCTCGGCAAGGGCGAGGGATGCGAAACTATCCCGGGCTGCTCCGGCTACTCTAGCATGGTGCACAGTAAGAAGGTCATTAAGCATGCGTTACGACAACAAGCCAAACGGCGCAGGAAGAACACAACGATAGCGGCGGGCAATTCTCGCACGTTGCCCAGGATCGTTGTCAAGCCGctaccaccgccaccaccgaaCGATCCACCGTCCCCGGTCAATAATGTGCAGCATGTCAACACTG CAACGGAAGAACCTGCTGCCACAATGAGGGAAGTGTTGGCAAGTTTACCTGGATTTAGCTTAAAATCAAGCCGCAGGCGGTCTACAAAAAGACTGTCCGCTACCGCGCAATTAGAAGCTGGTCTTGTGGATTTGGAATCTCCAGCGAGTATATTAGCCAGTACGAGCTTACGCGCGCTGTTAAATAGGCATACATTTCAAGGCTTGCCTCCATTGTATCAACGGAAGCTCGCGCAACTCTTGCCTGCTGTAGACAGACAg GATGCCGCCATTTCTGGATTGAACAATGAATTTTTTGCGAGAGCTTGCTTAGAATGGCGAAAACGTTTAGCGGAGGGAGAATTCACTCCGGAAAATCAGCAACGCTTAAAGATGGAAGCGGAACGAGATAAAAATAAGCTAGATCCGTGGAAAGTGAAGCACTTTGAACCGATATGGGGAGAGAAGCGAGAGCCTAAACTTAAATCGAATCTTCATTATATTACCGAATCACGTTGTAGTGGTGCAGTAACGCGTTCAAGTTTAAGACTTCGTCTGGAATCTAACGTGGATATTCCTACATCGGAACACGTTGTCTGTCCCATTGTGATGACAGAGGATAAAGTGGACACCAGTTGCAAGACCGAAATCAACATAAAGAGTTCCGACGATTTAGTTAATTCTGAAGAAgtgcaacaaaatttaatgccCTTGGATTACAATGTATTACCAGACAATGTGACTGATGAGAAACATTTAGATGATTCTATACAAATAAATTCCATGGATGTGGTGGACGATATTCAAatgcatgaaaataaaatagaagagGCTGACAAGATTACAGATATCTGTGAGAAACAAGATATGATCGAGGCTAATGACATTGCGAGACAAATATGTGAGGAGGCCATCTCGAATGTATACGAAGAGGAAACAGATTTTCCTTCCAACGAGAAAAACTTGCAACCTATAGAAAATAATGTGATTGAAGCATCGGAAGAAGATACTGTGCTACTACCTGATGATTCGTCGCCCAGATCGAGCGAACAAATAGAACGTGCGTCGCACACGTCCGGAGAATCAATTTCGCAGTTATCCAATGAATATATATCACAAACATCCATAGATCAAATTTCTCAGATCTCCAAGGAGCAGATTTCACAAATGTCCAGTGATCAGATTTATCAGATATCGGATTGCGAAACCACGAGTATCCTCGAAAGTTCGTCACCGCAAGATCAAGTCAGGCCCACGGATATCGTAATAGAGGATACCAGTTTGATGAATAGTGATCAAGCTGAGGTGACACAGACTTCCCATGAAAATCCAGCAGACAGCGAATCGCAAATTCCAGAAGGAATGGAAATCGATAGCGAGACTTTACAACGTATTCATGAACTCGAG GTACGAGGAGAAATGCGAGAAATGTATGAAGAGATTTCGGGTTGTCCAGAAGAAATAATATATCCTATTCTTGAGGGAATGGAGATGGGTTCAACCAATACAGAAGTAACCGAGCCGCAAGTGGTATCTGGACAAACTGAAGAGACTACGGGAGCCGATGTAAATGCTGGTAATGAGGAAGAAGCTTTACGAGAAGCAAATAATTATGTCTGTTCTGAGATGTTAGAATGTAGTTGGACGGTAGATCCAACCGTTAATAACATCAATAATAACACTAGG acaCAAGAGGAGCTGCAGGTACCTTGGCCTTTAGTAGCAGCTGCTCTTGATGGATCTGTAGCGGCTAATATCACGGTAACGACGCAGGATGAATGCAGCGAGACTTCCACAACGACCGATTCTACGACATCTTCGCAACAGTTTATTAACGCGGATACTAACGTGGAATCTGTTAATTGTATTCAATTACCAGTCGTTCAAGGAACTACGTTTCAATCAGATGGCTTAGCTATCAGCACACCGGGAAGCAGTTGCGTTATGAAGAGCTTGCAATCGCAAAGTCCACCGATAATCGCGTTTCCGCAATTGCAGTCAATCAGATTTGTGCAAGCAAGCTTTAATCCAGAACAAGAAACGACGTCATCGCTAGCGAATAACTCATCTACGATCTCGGCCCAGCTTCAGCCCCAGCAGAGCAACACTGCGCAAGTTAACATGATACGAGCGCAGGATACCATCACTCAAATAAATACTCAAAACAATAGCACACACAATAACGTCAATCAGAACACCATTGTGACGCAAAGTCAGGTGCAAAATACTCTCTCGACTACGATGGGAGTGCAATCTCAGAATCGTGCACAGAATGCGATTGTTATTCAACATCAGGCTACTACTTCTGTTCAACCTCGACAAATTGCGGCCACTGTGCatcagcagcaacaacagcagcagcagcaaacgcaacagcagcaacaacagcaacagcaatACGCTGGACCATCAGTTACTGTTTCGTCGCGGTCCTCACGTGTGTCTAATCAGGGCAGCCAAAGAGGCTCCAGAAACAGTAATAAAGATCAAGGAGGTGGCAGATCGAGAAGTTCTACGAAAGAGCCCCCGGGTGCTGTTAATTTGGAACGCAGCTATCAGATATGTCAAGCG GTCATACAAAGTTCACCGAATAGAGATCAACTGAAGGCACATTTAAAACCACCACCGAGTTTGCTCGCTAGAGGAGACGGTGCGTTTACAACCAGCAAATCCGGTGGACGTACCCTGACGACGGTCAAACCCCAGAAGACACAGCAAACTATACAACATAATAAACAATCTCAAAATAAGACGCAAGCAGTTATGCTGAGACATGTATTTGCTACAGCGCGTCAAGCTACATCAACGGAG